From Alkalispirochaeta americana, one genomic window encodes:
- a CDS encoding beta-ketoacyl-ACP synthase III, which translates to MNTILRPVAVTGVGAFAPERRVHNEDLAQMVDTSDEWIFSHTGIRYRHIASEDQAASDLAVPAAKKAMAKAGVSPDDIDLILVATSTPDYPGLPSTACVLQEKLGIPSAGAMDLVAACSGFIYGLETARTYVAAGAARNVLVVGSEIYSRIVNWEDRGSSVLFGDGAGAAVVSVLSEGENRISPAILGSRGSGAESLCRLYGGTRHPYIPGVTPPEALLLQMDGKKVYTFAVAVIVQVIQDLLDQNGLTFSDLAYVVPHQANTRIIAAAAKRGGWDADRFYMNIEEYANTSAASIPLALDEMNEKGLLAPGDRVLCVGFGSGLTYGGTLITWG; encoded by the coding sequence GTGAATACGATATTGAGACCCGTAGCGGTCACCGGAGTGGGGGCCTTTGCCCCGGAGCGACGTGTCCACAACGAGGATCTCGCTCAAATGGTGGATACCTCCGATGAGTGGATCTTCTCCCACACGGGAATTCGTTACCGTCACATTGCCAGTGAAGACCAGGCCGCCAGTGATCTGGCCGTGCCGGCAGCGAAAAAAGCAATGGCCAAGGCCGGGGTCTCCCCCGACGATATAGACCTCATCCTGGTCGCCACGAGTACCCCCGATTATCCCGGCTTGCCCTCGACGGCCTGTGTCCTCCAGGAAAAGCTGGGTATCCCCTCGGCGGGAGCCATGGACCTGGTGGCCGCCTGTTCCGGATTCATCTACGGTCTGGAGACGGCCCGCACCTACGTTGCCGCCGGGGCAGCCCGAAACGTTCTGGTGGTGGGAAGCGAGATCTACAGCAGAATCGTCAACTGGGAAGACCGGGGAAGCAGTGTTCTCTTTGGAGACGGCGCTGGTGCCGCCGTGGTGAGTGTTCTGTCCGAAGGAGAGAACCGCATATCTCCCGCCATTCTGGGAAGCCGGGGCAGCGGAGCAGAATCACTCTGCCGCCTCTACGGAGGAACCCGCCATCCCTATATCCCTGGTGTAACCCCCCCCGAGGCCCTGCTCCTTCAGATGGATGGCAAGAAGGTCTATACCTTCGCCGTAGCAGTAATCGTTCAAGTTATTCAGGATCTGCTGGATCAAAACGGACTGACCTTCTCTGATCTTGCCTATGTGGTTCCCCATCAAGCAAATACCAGGATCATTGCTGCTGCGGCAAAGCGCGGCGGGTGGGATGCAGACCGGTTCTACATGAACATAGAAGAGTACGCCAACACCTCGGCGGCGTCGATCCCTCTTGCCCTGGACGAGATGAACGAGAAAGGACTTCTTGCCCCGGGCGACCGCGTGCTCTGCGTGGGCTTTGGATCGGGCCTCACCTACGGAGGAACTCTGATCACCTGGGGGTGA
- a CDS encoding HD-GYP domain-containing protein: protein METAKVVPFRQFIRRYPQALDLLLRDRENLFCRNRTSGKVKKVQLRALHQNNPRFWESPGSWEFFLDRAVAEHHIEALTKQTKGAPTARNAEEARSSDAIPPSQAPTPEHSTPAPPSGLSNFGGLAEKYSHLHPQERCGLLKKSRDHLNELLQKDDAPQQEVATAVVDATRDATLANRATLMEALRQGNDQARTYTQQMVTETRELVKTTARLVDSAIYNDDLVLQVIAKSDGTVVQHMTRVFLLGLEFLLFYNRQVIMRGIASKIRVRFRSTYRPFYHSLLPHLHEDQITLEHVFYGGMKALDEAEINAFATGFLVHDVGKAEDIEYHEGEAGFDRATVERHVKIGYKAVMEKTNYPREAALITGYHHEYYGHPQGYGYFREFLKAYKRARPEAVQDYIMSYTMEPLIDYQVLSYFPAKMLEIVDVYDSLTDPNRKYRSPLKPAEALAMIKTEFIEKSPKIDPILFDIFLGFLKTKLVQPRR from the coding sequence GTGGAAACAGCAAAAGTTGTACCCTTTCGCCAGTTTATCCGCCGCTATCCCCAGGCGCTTGATCTCCTGCTTCGGGATCGGGAGAACCTCTTCTGCCGCAATCGCACCTCGGGAAAGGTCAAAAAGGTACAGCTCCGGGCTCTTCATCAGAACAATCCCCGTTTTTGGGAAAGCCCCGGATCATGGGAGTTTTTTCTGGACCGGGCTGTCGCCGAGCACCATATCGAGGCCCTGACAAAACAGACCAAGGGTGCACCGACAGCCCGGAATGCCGAAGAGGCCCGGAGTTCCGATGCTATCCCGCCATCACAAGCCCCGACGCCCGAACACTCAACGCCCGCCCCGCCGTCCGGTCTGAGTAATTTTGGGGGCCTCGCCGAAAAGTACTCGCACCTGCACCCCCAGGAGCGGTGCGGCCTTCTCAAAAAGTCACGGGACCACCTCAACGAGCTGCTTCAGAAAGACGATGCCCCACAACAGGAGGTCGCCACGGCGGTGGTGGATGCGACCAGAGATGCAACCCTCGCAAACCGGGCAACTCTTATGGAAGCGCTTCGCCAGGGCAACGATCAGGCCCGGACCTATACGCAACAGATGGTAACAGAAACGCGGGAACTGGTAAAAACAACGGCCCGTCTCGTTGATTCGGCGATCTACAACGATGACCTGGTCCTGCAGGTCATTGCGAAATCAGACGGTACCGTGGTTCAGCACATGACCCGCGTCTTTCTGCTGGGGCTGGAGTTTCTTCTTTTTTACAACAGGCAGGTCATCATGCGGGGCATCGCCAGCAAGATTCGCGTCCGGTTCCGGTCCACCTACAGGCCTTTCTATCACTCTCTCCTCCCTCACCTTCACGAAGATCAGATAACGCTGGAGCACGTCTTCTATGGTGGCATGAAGGCTCTGGACGAGGCAGAGATCAACGCCTTTGCCACGGGGTTCCTTGTTCACGACGTGGGCAAAGCCGAGGATATCGAGTACCACGAGGGAGAGGCAGGTTTCGACCGTGCCACGGTGGAGCGCCATGTGAAGATTGGCTACAAGGCGGTCATGGAAAAAACCAACTACCCCCGCGAGGCCGCCCTGATCACGGGGTATCACCATGAGTACTACGGCCATCCCCAGGGCTACGGTTACTTTCGGGAGTTCCTGAAGGCCTACAAGAGAGCGCGCCCCGAGGCTGTTCAGGATTACATCATGTCCTACACGATGGAACCCCTCATTGACTACCAGGTGCTGTCTTACTTTCCGGCAAAAATGCTCGAGATCGTCGACGTCTACGATTCCCTTACCGACCCGAACAGGAAGTATCGCTCACCCCTGAAACCAGCCGAGGCCCTCGCCATGATCAAGACAGAGTTCATCGAAAAGAGCCCCAAGATAGACCCGATTCTTTTTGATATCTTTCTGGGATTCCTCAAGACAAAATTGGTGCAACCCCGCCGCTGA